A portion of the Paenibacillus hamazuiensis genome contains these proteins:
- the panC gene encoding pantoate--beta-alanine ligase, with the protein MQAIKRISQLKEEIRRLRKEKGDGTVGFVPTMGYLHEGHLSLLAAAKKETDIVVMSIFVNPLQFGPNEDFEKYPRDHERDLKMAEAAGADIVFLPETSEMYPRPIKTTVSVAEVTERLCGASRPGHFDGVATVVTKLFNIVQPDKAFFGMKDAQQVAVIRRMVDDLNMNVTIVPCPTLREEDGLAMSSRNVYLSPEERKQALVLSQSLRLAEALIRERSASPDEVRRRVEEHIRTAQLADIDYVELLSYPELAPVQPGQMPPSVIIALAVKFGKTRLIDNLIIEMGNSHV; encoded by the coding sequence ATGCAAGCAATCAAGCGCATTTCGCAGTTGAAAGAGGAAATTCGCCGGCTTAGAAAAGAAAAAGGCGACGGCACCGTCGGATTTGTTCCCACGATGGGATATTTGCACGAAGGTCATCTGAGCTTACTTGCGGCGGCGAAAAAAGAGACGGATATCGTCGTCATGAGCATCTTTGTCAATCCGCTGCAATTCGGTCCCAACGAGGATTTTGAAAAATATCCGCGCGATCACGAGCGCGATCTGAAGATGGCGGAAGCGGCCGGCGCCGACATCGTCTTTTTGCCGGAAACGTCGGAAATGTATCCGCGTCCGATCAAGACGACCGTCAGCGTCGCCGAAGTAACGGAGCGGCTGTGCGGAGCGTCCCGTCCCGGACATTTTGACGGCGTTGCGACGGTCGTCACCAAACTGTTCAACATCGTACAGCCGGACAAAGCTTTTTTCGGCATGAAGGACGCGCAGCAAGTGGCGGTCATTCGCCGGATGGTCGACGATCTCAACATGAACGTGACGATCGTGCCATGCCCGACGCTCAGGGAGGAAGACGGGCTTGCGATGAGCTCGCGCAACGTATATTTAAGCCCGGAAGAGCGAAAGCAGGCGCTGGTACTGTCCCAGTCGCTGCGGCTGGCGGAAGCCCTCATCCGGGAAAGGAGCGCATCGCCGGATGAGGTCAGGCGGCGGGTGGAGGAGCATATTCGTACGGCACAACTGGCCGACATCGACTATGTCGAGCTGCTCTCTTATCCGGAGCTTGCACCTGTCCAGCCGGGACAAATGCCGCCGTCCGTCATTATTGCACTAGCCGTAAAATTCGGCAAAACGCGGCTGATCGATAATTTGATCATAGAAATGGGGAATTCGCATGTTTAG
- the panD gene encoding aspartate 1-decarboxylase, giving the protein MFRTMLKSKIHRATVTEANLNYVGSITIDEDLLDQVDMLPNEKVQIVNNNNGARFETYIIPGPRGSGVVCLNGAAARLVQPGDTVIIISYAVMTDEEARRYKPTIAIMGENNKVVSLLKEEIHSTIL; this is encoded by the coding sequence ATGTTTAGAACGATGCTGAAATCGAAAATCCATCGCGCCACCGTTACTGAGGCGAATTTGAACTATGTCGGCAGCATTACGATCGACGAGGATTTGCTTGACCAGGTCGACATGCTCCCCAACGAGAAAGTGCAAATCGTTAACAATAACAACGGCGCACGCTTCGAGACCTATATCATTCCCGGGCCGCGCGGCTCCGGCGTCGTCTGCCTGAACGGCGCTGCGGCGCGACTCGTTCAGCCGGGAGATACGGTGATCATCATCTCCTATGCGGTCATGACGGACGAAGAAGCCCGCCGGTACAAGCCGACGATCGCGATTATGGGGGAGAACAACAAAGTCGTCAGTTTGCTCAAAGAAGAGATCCATTCCACGATTTTGTGA
- a CDS encoding tetratricopeptide repeat protein, whose translation MIIQLFASMNEVLDEIIAGYAAAPPAKKAEMDEKLRILRGMSDTFIEQWLLFEEKMGKYVQERAKHEAYIHASDPELSGKHSLPFQRGQGYYKLLMYDEAIREFESIVSGQPDFLLARVYLAMSHLRKGDLAEAYRHFQFLTHIAENAKMKAISYNAMGCIQVQNHNLDKACEYFRKAYKTDPASIEPLLNMGLCYEHKGTLEFMFD comes from the coding sequence ATGATAATTCAACTTTTTGCGTCAATGAACGAAGTGCTTGATGAAATTATAGCCGGTTATGCGGCGGCACCCCCTGCGAAAAAAGCGGAGATGGACGAAAAACTGCGCATTTTGCGCGGCATGAGTGACACGTTCATCGAACAGTGGCTGCTTTTTGAAGAAAAAATGGGGAAGTATGTACAGGAGCGCGCCAAGCACGAAGCTTATATACATGCATCCGATCCGGAGCTTTCCGGAAAACATTCGCTTCCGTTTCAAAGAGGACAGGGCTATTACAAGCTGCTTATGTATGACGAAGCGATCCGGGAGTTTGAAAGCATTGTAAGCGGACAGCCCGATTTTTTGCTCGCCCGCGTCTATTTGGCTATGAGCCATCTGCGTAAAGGGGATTTGGCGGAAGCTTACCGACATTTTCAATTTCTCACACATATTGCCGAAAACGCCAAAATGAAAGCTATCTCCTATAACGCCATGGGCTGTATTCAAGTGCAAAATCATAATCTCGACAAAGCGTGCGAATATTTTCGCAAAGCTTATAAAACCGACCCTGCCAGCATTGAGCCATTACTGAATATGGGATTATGTTACGAACATAAGGGTACGCTCGAATTTATGTTTGACTAA
- the dinG gene encoding ATP-dependent DNA helicase DinG gives MKFAVLDFETTGSQSNDEIIQVGLVIINQFQITDRYTSLVNPGIGIPSSITSLTGITDEMVQHAPRMEQVIGEMVPLLTDAVLVGHNVGFDLSFLQKALDENGYFPFDGRVLDTMDLLRMLFPGMSSLQLSLACQAFGIEHERPHQADSDAEVTALLWLKCIERLLELPLLTLQRMCALFEAHATDLGWFLEEIRTFRELQPAAEPETGKFFRQFALAVDDWDQDEFVREESDVAAIPDQFSEFYAQVKRNLQVRFEMYEDREAQVKMQQEVEAALQGKQHLLIEAGTGTGKSLGYLIPALYYGMKQDKKVVVSTHTINLQEQLKERDVPLLHDIFPVPFRAAVLKGRSHYLCLRKFEHKMNALDFENAKEDRVTAGQMLVWLGETATGDEEELHFGSKGPQFWHTVASDADSCLNRNCPWFRKCFYHRARYASNNADVIITNHSLLFTDMKAENRILPAYKHLVIDEAHHFEEVASKHLGIELHYFQLVNTLQWLYKDSRSGQLSHLRQRLQKHEGELAAGWVMTIDQIVPKLVQIKEDWDLLTEQLYQLLAAGSDPSQSEMGQPVLRMKKEKLPSIWPTLQGIESNLYLNLNDVSKKLDKMLSELKEVQEEYEVQSVVTDLGGSGKELTRHKDALHFFMNMTDDTYVYWLEASPTMKAKSLQLFSVPMDVSPMLKEYFFDAKESVVMTSATLSVDKSFQYTCEQLGLGTEDNGGKLKTVMLPSPFNYRQQALVVIPRDFPSLKGMGSEAVFVEKLVDSLSDIAVETNGRMLVLFTSNRMLKATHPGLKDRLTAHGIQVLGQGVDSSNRSKLTRMFQSHPACVLLGTSSFWEGVDIPGEALTCLAIVRLPFQPPNHPLVEAKTEFLKKQNLNPFMKLSVPQAVIRFKQGFGRLVRTAGDKGIVVIYDTRVIDTNYGRYFLYSLPGPKIEHMPTTQLVSRIKQWMGEHEQ, from the coding sequence ATGAAATTCGCGGTTCTGGACTTCGAAACGACGGGAAGCCAGTCGAATGACGAAATCATTCAGGTCGGCCTTGTCATCATAAATCAATTTCAAATTACGGACAGGTATACTTCCCTGGTAAATCCAGGAATCGGTATACCTTCTTCTATTACAAGCTTAACCGGCATTACGGACGAAATGGTCCAGCACGCCCCGCGTATGGAGCAGGTCATCGGCGAGATGGTTCCGCTGCTTACGGATGCGGTGCTGGTCGGCCATAATGTCGGTTTTGACTTGTCTTTTTTGCAAAAAGCGCTGGACGAAAACGGCTATTTTCCGTTTGACGGCCGTGTGCTCGATACGATGGATTTGCTGCGGATGCTGTTTCCCGGCATGTCAAGCCTGCAGCTGTCGCTTGCTTGCCAGGCTTTCGGCATAGAGCACGAGCGCCCGCATCAAGCGGACAGCGATGCCGAGGTGACGGCGCTGCTCTGGCTCAAATGCATCGAGAGGCTGCTCGAGCTTCCTCTGCTGACGCTGCAGCGGATGTGCGCGCTCTTCGAGGCGCATGCAACCGATTTGGGCTGGTTTTTGGAAGAAATTCGCACCTTCAGAGAGCTGCAGCCTGCCGCCGAACCGGAAACCGGCAAATTTTTTCGCCAATTTGCACTGGCGGTTGATGACTGGGATCAGGACGAGTTCGTCCGCGAGGAAAGCGACGTCGCTGCGATACCCGATCAATTTTCCGAGTTTTACGCACAAGTAAAACGAAATTTGCAGGTGCGATTCGAAATGTACGAAGACCGGGAAGCGCAGGTGAAGATGCAGCAGGAGGTCGAAGCTGCACTGCAGGGCAAACAGCATCTGCTCATCGAAGCCGGCACCGGAACGGGGAAATCGCTCGGTTACTTGATTCCCGCCCTTTATTATGGCATGAAGCAGGACAAAAAAGTCGTCGTCAGCACGCATACGATCAATTTGCAGGAACAGCTTAAGGAACGGGACGTACCGCTGCTTCATGATATATTTCCCGTACCTTTCCGGGCTGCTGTGCTTAAAGGCAGAAGCCATTATTTGTGCCTGCGCAAATTCGAACATAAAATGAATGCACTCGATTTTGAAAACGCCAAAGAAGACCGCGTCACGGCCGGACAAATGCTCGTTTGGCTCGGGGAAACCGCCACCGGTGACGAAGAGGAGCTTCATTTCGGCAGCAAAGGTCCGCAGTTTTGGCATACGGTGGCGAGCGATGCCGATTCCTGCCTGAACCGCAACTGCCCGTGGTTTCGCAAGTGCTTCTACCATCGGGCCAGGTATGCGTCGAACAATGCGGATGTCATCATTACGAACCATTCGCTGCTGTTCACCGATATGAAGGCGGAAAACCGCATTTTGCCGGCGTACAAGCATCTTGTTATCGATGAGGCCCATCATTTCGAAGAGGTGGCGAGCAAACATCTCGGCATCGAACTGCATTATTTCCAATTGGTCAATACGCTGCAATGGCTGTATAAAGATAGCCGCAGCGGACAGCTGTCACACCTGCGCCAGCGTTTGCAAAAACACGAGGGCGAGCTTGCGGCCGGCTGGGTAATGACGATCGACCAAATTGTCCCCAAGCTTGTGCAGATTAAGGAAGATTGGGATTTGCTGACCGAGCAGCTGTATCAACTGCTTGCCGCAGGCAGCGACCCGTCGCAAAGCGAGATGGGTCAGCCGGTACTGCGGATGAAGAAGGAAAAACTTCCTTCGATTTGGCCGACGCTGCAGGGCATCGAAAGCAACCTTTATTTGAATCTGAACGATGTATCGAAGAAGCTCGACAAGATGTTAAGCGAGCTGAAAGAGGTTCAGGAGGAATATGAGGTGCAGAGTGTAGTAACGGACCTTGGTGGCAGCGGCAAAGAGCTTACGCGCCACAAGGATGCGCTGCATTTCTTTATGAATATGACCGACGATACGTACGTGTACTGGCTGGAGGCGAGCCCGACAATGAAGGCAAAATCGCTTCAGCTGTTCAGCGTACCGATGGACGTAAGTCCGATGCTGAAGGAATATTTCTTCGACGCGAAGGAAAGCGTCGTAATGACCTCCGCTACGCTGTCGGTAGACAAGTCGTTTCAATATACGTGCGAGCAGCTTGGACTCGGAACCGAAGATAACGGAGGGAAGCTGAAAACGGTCATGCTGCCATCGCCTTTTAATTACCGGCAGCAGGCGTTAGTCGTCATTCCGCGGGATTTCCCAAGCCTCAAGGGGATGGGCAGCGAGGCCGTTTTCGTGGAAAAGCTTGTCGATTCGCTCTCCGACATCGCGGTGGAGACCAACGGGCGCATGCTCGTGTTGTTCACGTCCAACCGGATGCTGAAGGCGACGCACCCGGGCCTTAAGGATCGGCTGACCGCGCATGGCATTCAGGTGCTCGGTCAAGGCGTCGACAGCAGCAATCGCAGCAAGCTGACGCGGATGTTCCAAAGCCACCCGGCATGCGTGCTGCTCGGCACGAGCAGCTTCTGGGAAGGCGTGGATATTCCGGGAGAAGCGCTCACCTGCCTTGCGATCGTTCGGCTTCCGTTCCAGCCCCCGAATCACCCGCTCGTCGAGGCGAAAACGGAGTTTTTGAAAAAGCAGAACTTAAATCCGTTTATGAAGCTTTCGGTGCCCCAGGCGGTGATCCGGTTCAAGCAAGGGTTCGGCCGATTGGTTAGGACTGCGGGTGACAAAGGCATTGTGGTCATTTATGACACGAGAGTGATCGATACGAATTACGGCCGTTACTTTCTGTACTCGCTGCCGGGACCGAAAATCGAGCATATGCCGACGACCCAGCTCGTTTCGCGGATTAAGCAATGGATGGGAGAGCATGAACAATGA
- a CDS encoding redox-sensing transcriptional repressor Rex, whose translation MKTPKISEAVVRRLPIYLRFLNELSMKNVHTVSSQDLGHKLDLNPAQIRKDLAYFGEFGKKGIGYDVDYLIEKIRQILKLDKLISVALVGAGNLGRALCNYNVYLKDNMKIVAVFDAHQAKVGEQINNLFVQPMQELSETIKRLHVRIGIITVPAPEAQNVANQFVEAGVEAILNFAPVIIKVPSTVRVHHADLTAELQSLAYYLDK comes from the coding sequence ATGAAAACGCCGAAAATTTCCGAAGCCGTCGTCCGGCGGCTTCCGATATATTTACGTTTTTTGAACGAGCTCAGCATGAAAAACGTGCATACCGTTTCCTCGCAGGATCTGGGGCACAAGCTTGACCTGAACCCGGCGCAGATCCGCAAAGATCTCGCCTATTTCGGGGAGTTCGGGAAAAAGGGGATCGGTTACGACGTCGATTATTTGATTGAAAAAATACGGCAAATTTTGAAGCTGGACAAGCTTATTTCCGTAGCTCTGGTCGGTGCGGGCAACCTGGGACGGGCGCTTTGCAATTATAACGTTTATTTAAAGGATAACATGAAAATCGTCGCTGTGTTTGATGCGCATCAGGCCAAGGTCGGGGAGCAGATCAACAATTTGTTTGTGCAGCCGATGCAGGAGCTTTCCGAGACGATTAAACGGCTGCACGTGCGGATCGGCATCATCACGGTGCCGGCCCCGGAGGCGCAAAATGTCGCCAATCAGTTCGTCGAAGCCGGGGTTGAGGCGATACTGAACTTTGCTCCGGTGATTATTAAAGTTCCGAGTACGGTACGGGTCCATCATGCGGATCTCACGGCGGAACTGCAAAGTTTGGCGTATTATTTGGACAAATGA
- a CDS encoding inorganic phosphate transporter: protein MLTLLVFIVILALLFDFINGFHDTANAIATSISTRALSPRVAVFGAAILNFVGAVFSSEVAKTVGGKIANPANIPNGMPIVIAALLAAIIWNLLTWYFGIPSSSSHTLIGSLAGAVIAGAGVDFVNWKGFIEIIEILILSPIVAFGTGFVIMWIIKLLIISGGNSSRSKLNRVFRTLQIFSAGLLSFSHGGNDAQKAMGVIVFALVATGVQQDLQVPLWVKLLAATAMGLGTSIGGWRIINTVSKKLIKIEPINGFASDLNSSIVIQTSTAMGMPLSTTHVISSSIIGTGSVMRFYDVKWSVVTKMVMTWVITIPISIVLSYIIYKIIFGLFY, encoded by the coding sequence ATGCTTACCCTACTTGTATTTATTGTCATACTGGCGCTGCTCTTCGATTTCATCAACGGGTTTCACGATACGGCGAATGCCATTGCAACGTCGATTTCCACCCGCGCCTTATCGCCGAGAGTCGCGGTGTTCGGAGCGGCCATCCTTAACTTCGTCGGCGCTGTATTTTCCTCGGAGGTCGCCAAGACGGTCGGCGGGAAAATTGCGAACCCGGCCAATATTCCGAACGGTATGCCAATCGTTATTGCAGCCCTGCTCGCTGCGATTATTTGGAACCTGTTGACATGGTATTTCGGAATTCCTTCATCCTCCTCACACACGTTGATCGGATCTCTGGCAGGCGCCGTCATCGCCGGCGCCGGAGTCGATTTCGTCAATTGGAAGGGATTTATTGAAATCATCGAAATATTGATTTTGTCTCCGATTGTCGCGTTCGGTACCGGCTTCGTCATCATGTGGATCATCAAGCTGCTTATCATCAGCGGAGGCAACAGCTCCCGCTCCAAGCTGAACAGGGTGTTCCGCACGCTGCAAATTTTTTCAGCGGGCCTCCTGTCCTTCTCGCACGGCGGCAATGACGCGCAAAAGGCGATGGGCGTCATCGTATTCGCGCTGGTCGCCACCGGCGTCCAGCAAGATCTGCAGGTCCCCTTATGGGTTAAACTGCTTGCTGCTACGGCTATGGGGCTTGGAACGTCGATCGGCGGATGGCGGATCATCAATACGGTGAGCAAAAAGCTGATCAAGATCGAACCGATCAACGGCTTCGCTTCGGATTTGAACTCGTCGATCGTTATCCAAACGTCCACCGCCATGGGCATGCCATTGTCCACCACACACGTCATTTCCTCATCGATCATCGGCACAGGAAGCGTCATGAGGTTTTACGACGTCAAATGGTCGGTCGTAACAAAAATGGTAATGACCTGGGTCATTACCATTCCGATCAGCATCGTGCTGTCCTATATCATATATAAAATCATCTTCGGCTTGTTCTATTAG
- a CDS encoding DUF47 domain-containing protein produces MLFAKKNDTDFLLLLIKSAENTLEGAQMFRNAMMGDKPPASFYPELKDLEHRGDQITHQIFKGLNKTFITPLDREDILELASKLDDVMDGIEATIARFDYMNVQKTDKFMKDFSAVIVQSCQHILDAFKLLARKKYMQLTEHTVQINSLENEGDTLMREGIRQIFLHPTDPYHDFKLKEIYERLEQTTDACEDVANILESVVLRYS; encoded by the coding sequence GTGCTTTTTGCCAAAAAGAATGATACCGATTTCCTGCTGCTTCTCATCAAATCAGCGGAAAACACGCTGGAGGGGGCGCAAATGTTCCGTAACGCCATGATGGGGGACAAGCCGCCGGCGAGCTTTTATCCCGAGCTGAAAGACCTGGAGCATAGGGGAGACCAGATAACGCATCAAATCTTCAAAGGCTTGAACAAGACGTTTATTACTCCGCTTGACCGCGAGGATATTCTCGAGCTCGCCTCCAAATTGGACGACGTGATGGACGGAATTGAAGCGACGATCGCCCGTTTCGATTATATGAACGTACAAAAAACCGACAAGTTTATGAAAGATTTCTCCGCCGTCATCGTCCAGTCGTGCCAACACATTTTGGACGCTTTCAAGCTGCTTGCCCGCAAAAAGTACATGCAGCTCACCGAGCATACGGTGCAAATCAACAGTCTTGAAAACGAAGGCGATACGCTTATGAGGGAAGGCATCAGGCAAATTTTCCTCCACCCGACAGACCCTTATCACGATTTTAAGCTGAAAGAGATATACGAGCGTCTGGAACAAACAACCGACGCGTGCGAGGATGTCGCGAACATCTTGGAGAGTGTCGTGCTCCGCTATTCTTAA
- a CDS encoding amidohydrolase encodes MAKTLITNGLFVTMNEDKPVISGYMELEDNRITAIGEQAPPSLEGYNEVIDGKGKLYMPGLVNTHCHAAMSLLRGYGDDMALQVWLQEKMWPIEGKFTAHDVKYGTLLSILEMVKGGTTTFVDMYDHMNEVAQAVEQSGMRAVLTRGVIGLCPPEVQDAKLKEATQFAKDWNGKANGRITTMMSPHAPYTCPPDYIERIVQVAHELNLPIHTHMSESLREVLDNEQQYGLRPVAHLEKLGVFSRPTLVAHGVHLTDEEIAILKRYDVRVSHNPGSNLKLASGIARVTDLRQAGVLVSLGTDSSASNNNLDMFEEMRLAALIHKGVSGDPVAVPAAEAFKMGTSEGAKSIWLEDVGILAPGMKADFIAVDIDQSHFYPKTNYVSHIVYAASAKDVVDVCIDGRWVVRGGECLTLDEERILHEAQKCFERLTS; translated from the coding sequence ATGGCTAAAACGCTGATCACCAACGGATTATTTGTTACAATGAACGAAGACAAGCCGGTTATCTCCGGTTATATGGAGCTCGAAGATAACCGCATCACGGCGATCGGGGAACAGGCTCCTCCATCGTTGGAAGGCTACAATGAAGTGATTGACGGGAAAGGCAAGCTGTATATGCCCGGCCTTGTCAACACGCACTGTCATGCGGCGATGTCGCTGCTGCGCGGGTACGGGGACGATATGGCGCTTCAAGTATGGCTGCAGGAAAAAATGTGGCCGATCGAGGGAAAGTTTACCGCACATGATGTCAAATACGGCACGCTGCTGTCCATTTTGGAAATGGTCAAGGGCGGTACGACGACATTTGTCGATATGTACGACCATATGAACGAGGTGGCGCAGGCGGTGGAGCAGTCCGGCATGAGGGCCGTGCTGACCCGCGGCGTCATCGGGCTGTGTCCGCCGGAGGTACAGGACGCGAAGCTGAAGGAAGCGACGCAATTCGCCAAAGACTGGAACGGCAAAGCGAACGGCCGCATTACGACGATGATGTCGCCGCACGCGCCGTATACGTGTCCGCCGGACTATATCGAGCGGATCGTCCAGGTTGCACACGAATTGAATCTGCCGATTCATACGCATATGTCGGAATCGTTGCGGGAAGTGCTTGACAATGAGCAGCAATACGGACTGCGTCCGGTCGCACATCTCGAAAAACTCGGCGTATTTTCCAGACCGACGCTTGTCGCACACGGGGTTCATTTGACCGACGAAGAGATTGCGATCTTGAAACGTTACGATGTTCGCGTCTCGCATAATCCCGGCAGCAACCTGAAACTGGCAAGCGGAATCGCTCGCGTGACGGACCTGCGCCAAGCGGGTGTACTCGTTTCCTTGGGCACGGACAGCTCGGCCAGCAACAATAACCTGGACATGTTCGAGGAAATGCGTCTCGCCGCACTTATCCATAAAGGGGTGTCCGGAGACCCGGTTGCTGTGCCCGCCGCGGAAGCTTTCAAGATGGGTACTTCGGAAGGCGCCAAATCGATTTGGCTTGAGGATGTGGGAATTCTCGCTCCGGGCATGAAAGCGGATTTTATCGCCGTCGATATCGATCAGTCGCATTTTTATCCGAAAACGAACTACGTATCCCATATCGTCTATGCGGCTTCGGCTAAAGACGTGGTTGACGTTTGCATCGACGGCCGGTGGGTTGTACGCGGCGGCGAATGCTTGACTCTCGATGAAGAGCGCATTTTGCATGAAGCGCAAAAATGCTTTGAAAGGCTGACATCGTAA